The Aequorivita sublithincola DSM 14238 genome window below encodes:
- a CDS encoding GH92 family glycosyl hydrolase — MFKWPFKFLSIFIISFCVANGYAQQINKAKKLIDFVNPFIGTGGHGHTYPGATMPFGMMQLSPDTRLDGWDGCSGYHYSDEYIYGFSHTHLSGTGVSDYGDVLLMPTNTANFNNGADGKSGYRAHFLHKNETASPGFYKVLLDETNIEVKLTVSERSGIHHYTFPKNSKQIVILDLEHRDKVLSSEIKILSKTEISGHRHSDAWAKDQRLFFNIEFSRPYKNVTFLDDKREGKKVKAAFEFDPSVGNELEIKIAISAVDEAGAKKNLKTEIGDKSFQQVKTEAETAWEKQLKKIEIETQNENQKTIFYTALYHTMIAPNIYQDVDGRYRGMDLQIHQSNDFQNYTVFSLWDTYRAAHPLYTIIEKERTNDFINSLLAKHDEGGILPIWPLAGNYTGCMIGYHAVPVIADAYVKGIRGYDTKKAFEAMKHSAMKDKLGLKSYKEFGFIPVEEESESVSKTLEYAYDDWTIAEMAKAMGKMEDYKIYTERAQYYKNVFDPETKFMRGRFRNTWFAPFDPYEVNFNYTEANSWQYSFYAPQDISGLINLMGGKAAFENQLDELFTAEVETSGRQQVDITGLIGQYAHGNEPSHHMAYLYNFVNKPSKTQEKVHQILNELYQNAPDGISGNEDCGQMSAWYVFSAMGFYPVTPASNQYIIGTPLFESATINLEDRKSFKIEAENLSDKNKYIASVTLNGKPLNRSFIYHSEIMDGGKLVFKMTDKPSTWATKDEEIPKTEITENLIVPAPFIAKGDVAFKNQTEISLGVVSAKTEIFYSLNDSEFKKYNQPFTISEEIILKTYSKKDNAKSAILTTHFYKIDPNLSITLQTEYANQYNGGGKNALIDGIHGANDFRTGTWQGYHDLDLKATINLGSSKEVNTVSVNFLQDQRSWIFYPTEVICSVSENGTDFTELPIKKIEAEKPSEETEIKTIQFEVAKNIQFIKIIAKNLGDLPKEHLGFGGKAWLFVDEIEVK; from the coding sequence ATGTTTAAATGGCCTTTTAAATTTCTTAGCATATTTATAATTTCTTTTTGTGTTGCAAATGGTTATGCGCAGCAAATTAATAAAGCAAAGAAGTTAATTGACTTCGTAAATCCCTTCATCGGCACAGGCGGCCACGGGCACACGTATCCCGGTGCCACAATGCCTTTCGGGATGATGCAGCTAAGTCCCGACACACGCTTAGACGGCTGGGACGGCTGTAGCGGCTATCATTATAGTGATGAATATATTTACGGATTTTCGCACACACATCTCAGCGGAACGGGCGTTAGCGATTATGGCGATGTGCTTTTAATGCCTACAAATACAGCGAATTTTAATAATGGTGCGGATGGAAAAAGCGGCTACCGCGCACATTTTTTACATAAAAATGAAACCGCTTCTCCTGGATTTTACAAAGTTCTTTTAGATGAAACTAATATTGAAGTGAAACTCACGGTTTCCGAACGCAGTGGAATTCATCATTACACATTTCCTAAAAATTCAAAACAGATTGTAATCCTAGATTTGGAACACCGCGACAAAGTGTTGAGTTCTGAAATTAAAATACTTTCAAAAACTGAAATTTCTGGCCACCGTCATTCTGATGCTTGGGCGAAAGATCAACGACTTTTTTTCAATATTGAATTTTCGCGACCCTATAAAAATGTTACTTTTTTAGATGATAAAAGGGAAGGTAAAAAAGTGAAAGCTGCTTTTGAATTTGACCCTTCCGTAGGAAACGAACTTGAAATAAAAATAGCAATTTCAGCTGTTGATGAAGCGGGGGCAAAGAAAAATCTGAAAACTGAAATTGGCGATAAATCTTTTCAACAAGTAAAAACAGAAGCCGAAACTGCTTGGGAAAAACAATTAAAAAAAATCGAAATCGAAACCCAAAACGAAAACCAAAAAACAATCTTTTATACTGCGCTTTATCACACGATGATTGCACCAAATATTTATCAAGATGTTGATGGCCGCTATCGTGGAATGGATTTGCAAATTCATCAATCCAACGACTTTCAGAATTACACGGTTTTTTCACTTTGGGATACCTATCGCGCTGCACATCCACTTTATACTATCATTGAAAAAGAGAGAACAAACGATTTTATAAATTCGCTTTTGGCAAAACACGACGAAGGCGGAATCCTCCCCATTTGGCCATTAGCGGGCAATTACACAGGTTGTATGATTGGCTACCACGCCGTGCCTGTAATTGCCGATGCGTATGTAAAAGGAATTCGTGGATACGATACCAAAAAAGCTTTTGAAGCGATGAAACACAGCGCAATGAAAGACAAATTAGGGCTAAAAAGTTACAAAGAATTCGGTTTTATTCCTGTGGAAGAAGAAAGCGAATCGGTTTCAAAAACTTTGGAATACGCTTATGATGATTGGACGATTGCCGAAATGGCAAAAGCAATGGGAAAAATGGAAGATTATAAAATTTATACTGAAAGAGCACAATACTATAAAAACGTTTTTGATCCCGAAACTAAGTTTATGCGAGGTCGATTTCGCAACACTTGGTTTGCACCTTTTGATCCCTATGAAGTAAATTTCAATTACACCGAAGCAAACTCTTGGCAATACAGTTTTTACGCACCACAAGATATTTCTGGATTGATAAATTTAATGGGCGGAAAAGCTGCATTTGAAAATCAGTTAGACGAATTATTTACCGCCGAAGTTGAAACTTCTGGTCGCCAGCAAGTAGATATTACTGGTTTAATTGGGCAATACGCTCACGGGAATGAGCCGAGCCACCATATGGCCTATCTTTATAATTTCGTAAACAAACCCTCAAAAACGCAGGAAAAAGTTCATCAAATTTTAAATGAATTGTATCAAAATGCTCCCGATGGAATTTCGGGTAATGAAGACTGCGGGCAGATGAGCGCTTGGTACGTTTTCAGTGCGATGGGTTTTTATCCCGTAACGCCAGCTAGCAATCAATATATTATCGGAACACCTTTATTTGAAAGTGCTACCATTAATTTGGAAGACAGAAAATCTTTTAAAATTGAGGCTGAAAACCTTTCCGATAAAAACAAATATATCGCTTCCGTAACCTTAAACGGAAAACCATTGAACAGAAGTTTTATATATCATTCCGAAATTATGGATGGTGGAAAACTGGTTTTCAAAATGACTGATAAACCTTCTACTTGGGCAACAAAAGATGAAGAAATTCCGAAAACGGAAATCACGGAAAATCTTATTGTTCCCGCGCCATTTATAGCAAAAGGAGATGTGGCTTTTAAAAACCAAACGGAGATTTCGCTTGGAGTTGTTTCGGCAAAAACTGAAATCTTTTATTCTTTAAATGATTCAGAATTCAAAAAATACAATCAACCTTTTACTATTTCCGAAGAAATAATTTTAAAAACGTATTCGAAAAAAGACAACGCCAAAAGTGCAATTCTAACAACCCATTTCTACAAAATAGATCCAAACCTCAGTATAACCCTACAAACCGAATACGCCAACCAATACAACGGTGGCGGAAAGAACGCACTTATTGACGGCATTCACGGCGCAAATGATTTTAGAACGGGAACTTGGCAAGGCTATCACGATTTAGATTTGAAAGCTACTATTAATTTAGGTTCTTCAAAAGAAGTGAATACGGTTTCTGTGAATTTCTTGCAGGATCAACGCAGCTGGATTTTCTATCCTACAGAAGTTATTTGTTCAGTTTCAGAAAATGGAACGGATTTTACAGAATTGCCGATCAAAAAAATTGAAGCTGAAAAGCCTTCGGAAGAAACTGAAATAAAAACCATTCAATTTGAAGTAGCTAAAAATATTCAATTCATAAAAATCATCGCAAAAAACTTGGGCGATTTGCCGAAAGAGCATTTAGGTTTCGGAGGAAAAGCTTGGCTTTTTGTGGATGAGATTGAGGTGAAATGA
- a CDS encoding GH92 family glycosyl hydrolase yields MFKKIIYTIAIISCTNAFAQTKNFTQFVNPFVGTEKMGHTFPGATTPFGMVQLSPQTNVQTMYKDDGSYNSRTYEYCAGYQYADSTIIGFSHTNFSGTGHSDLGDFLVMPTVGKLVLDPLKTESGEKGFVSSFSHKNEMASPGYYKVKLDDYNISTELTASDRVGFHQYTFPKSEEAHIILDMVYNVYGYDDKNVWTFVRVENDSTVTGYRQTHGWARTRTVYFVMEFSKPFKSYGHKKYDKAKYNGFYRKFNEQENFPEMAGKEIRAYFNFDTKENEKISIKFALSSVSTEGAMKNLKAEIPHWDFEKTKAETQQKWNKELSKIEVKSITPEDKITFYTALYHTMLSPIIYEDVGGQYRGLDQNIHTSDGFTNYTIFSLWDTYRALHPLFNIIHPQRNNDMIKSMLAHHDQSVHKMLPIWSHYANENWCMIGYHATSVIADAIAKNVGDFDKNHALEASINTSNVNYFDGIGDYKKYHFVPEDKSSSSVSKTLEYAYDDWCIAQIAKSVDNTEVEKEYLKRSEYFKNVYDPSIGFMRPKLSDGKFRKEFDPLDTHGQGFIEGNAWNYGLYVPQNLDEMIAMMGGKERFSKHLDSLFTMELDDKYIEKNEDITRDGIMGNYVQGNEPGHHIPYLYNWTNKPYKTQERVRIIMDKMYGSKQDGLCGNDDAGQMSAWYIFSALGFYPVLPGSPNYALGSPLVEEAILHLDNGNSVKIIAKNQSTKNIYVKSVSVDGKKLNRNYITHDEVTKSKEIVFEMTSKKK; encoded by the coding sequence ATGTTTAAAAAAATAATTTACACAATTGCAATTATAAGTTGCACAAACGCTTTCGCACAAACTAAAAATTTCACACAATTTGTGAATCCATTTGTTGGGACAGAAAAAATGGGACATACATTTCCCGGAGCTACAACGCCGTTTGGAATGGTGCAATTGAGTCCGCAGACGAATGTGCAAACAATGTATAAAGACGATGGAAGTTACAATTCCAGAACTTATGAATATTGCGCTGGTTATCAATATGCAGATTCAACGATTATTGGGTTTTCACATACTAATTTCAGTGGGACGGGACATTCAGATCTGGGGGATTTTTTGGTGATGCCAACGGTTGGAAAACTTGTTTTAGATCCGCTTAAAACTGAAAGTGGCGAAAAAGGTTTTGTTTCTTCTTTTTCGCATAAAAACGAAATGGCTTCACCAGGATATTACAAAGTAAAATTGGACGATTACAATATTTCTACAGAGCTTACGGCCAGTGATCGCGTGGGTTTTCATCAATACACTTTTCCAAAAAGTGAAGAGGCGCACATCATTCTCGATATGGTTTACAATGTTTATGGATACGACGATAAAAATGTTTGGACTTTTGTTCGTGTTGAAAATGATTCCACTGTAACCGGATACAGGCAAACGCACGGTTGGGCGAGGACGCGAACAGTTTACTTTGTGATGGAATTTTCCAAACCATTTAAAAGTTACGGTCATAAAAAATATGACAAAGCCAAATACAACGGGTTTTATAGGAAATTTAATGAACAAGAAAATTTCCCCGAAATGGCGGGAAAGGAAATCCGTGCTTATTTCAATTTTGATACTAAAGAAAATGAAAAGATTTCAATAAAATTTGCGCTATCATCGGTAAGTACAGAAGGCGCAATGAAAAACTTAAAAGCTGAAATTCCACATTGGGATTTTGAAAAAACCAAAGCCGAAACGCAGCAAAAATGGAATAAAGAACTTTCAAAAATTGAAGTAAAATCAATCACGCCGGAAGATAAAATCACTTTTTACACCGCGCTTTATCACACAATGCTCAGTCCAATAATTTATGAAGATGTTGGCGGACAATATCGCGGTCTCGATCAAAATATCCATACTTCGGATGGGTTTACCAACTACACTATTTTTTCACTTTGGGATACGTATCGTGCGTTGCATCCACTTTTCAACATTATTCATCCGCAGCGAAACAACGATATGATAAAAAGTATGCTCGCACATCACGACCAAAGCGTACATAAAATGCTTCCCATTTGGAGCCATTACGCTAATGAAAACTGGTGTATGATTGGCTATCACGCAACTTCGGTAATTGCAGATGCCATTGCAAAAAACGTTGGAGATTTTGATAAAAACCACGCTTTGGAAGCTTCCATAAATACTTCAAACGTCAATTATTTTGACGGAATTGGAGACTATAAAAAATATCATTTCGTGCCAGAAGACAAAAGCAGTTCCTCAGTTTCAAAAACTTTGGAGTATGCTTATGATGATTGGTGCATTGCGCAAATTGCAAAAAGCGTTGACAATACGGAAGTTGAAAAAGAGTATTTAAAACGTTCCGAATATTTCAAAAACGTTTACGATCCTTCTATTGGTTTTATGCGACCGAAACTTTCTGATGGAAAATTTAGAAAAGAGTTTGATCCATTAGACACACACGGACAAGGTTTTATTGAAGGTAACGCTTGGAATTACGGACTTTACGTGCCGCAGAATTTAGATGAAATGATTGCAATGATGGGCGGCAAAGAACGTTTCAGCAAACATTTAGATTCACTTTTCACCATGGAGCTCGACGATAAATACATTGAAAAAAACGAGGACATTACTCGCGACGGAATTATGGGCAATTACGTTCAGGGCAACGAACCGGGACATCATATTCCTTATCTTTATAATTGGACAAACAAACCATATAAAACGCAGGAACGTGTGCGTATAATTATGGATAAAATGTACGGCAGCAAACAAGACGGGCTTTGCGGAAACGATGATGCTGGACAAATGAGCGCTTGGTATATTTTCAGCGCGTTGGGCTTTTATCCAGTGCTTCCGGGTTCGCCAAATTATGCGTTGGGAAGTCCTTTGGTTGAAGAAGCCATTTTACATTTAGACAATGGAAATTCGGTAAAAATTATAGCGAAGAACCAAAGCACGAAAAATATTTATGTGAAAAGTGTTTCGGTTGACGGTAAAAAGCTAAATAGAAATTATATAACCCACGATGAAGTTACCAAAAGCAAAGAAATTGTTTTTGAAATGACTTCTAAAAAGAAATAG
- a CDS encoding isoaspartyl peptidase/L-asparaginase family protein: MKRRKFIQNASLSTFGIAVGSSLYASEKNSLNITSKENKTESKDAGLPMVIATWNVNDSTAEAWRVLNEGGTSLDAIEKGCMIEEANAEGQSVGIGGLPDRDGNVTLDACIMNKDGDYGAVVYMQNIMHPISVARKVMEDTPHVILAGKGAEQFAISEGFKPMDLLTGASKKAWEEWKKTSQYKPIINIENHDTIGMLAIDKNGDISGGCTTSGLAYKMAGRVGDSPIIGSGLFIDNEIGGATATGLGEEVLKTVGSFLIVELMRQGKTPQQACEEAIGRIIKKSPNYKDFQVGYIAVNKKGETGWYSIHDGFWVTKYQNDKNENFSSDFYDKK; this comes from the coding sequence ATGAAACGTAGAAAATTTATTCAAAATGCTTCACTTTCCACTTTCGGAATTGCTGTGGGAAGTTCTCTTTATGCTTCGGAAAAAAATTCATTGAATATTACTTCGAAAGAAAACAAAACTGAAAGTAAAGATGCGGGTTTACCTATGGTAATCGCAACTTGGAACGTAAATGATAGCACCGCCGAAGCGTGGCGCGTTTTAAATGAAGGCGGCACTTCGTTAGATGCAATCGAAAAAGGCTGTATGATTGAAGAAGCTAATGCCGAAGGACAATCAGTTGGTATTGGCGGACTGCCGGATCGCGATGGAAACGTTACGTTGGACGCTTGCATTATGAATAAAGATGGCGATTATGGCGCCGTGGTTTATATGCAAAATATTATGCACCCAATTTCCGTAGCGCGAAAGGTGATGGAAGATACGCCACACGTAATTTTAGCTGGAAAAGGTGCGGAACAATTCGCCATTTCTGAAGGTTTTAAACCTATGGATTTACTTACTGGAGCTTCAAAAAAAGCTTGGGAGGAGTGGAAAAAAACTTCGCAATACAAACCCATCATCAATATTGAAAATCACGATACCATTGGAATGCTTGCTATCGACAAAAACGGAGATATTTCTGGAGGTTGCACTACTAGCGGCTTAGCATATAAAATGGCAGGTCGCGTGGGCGATTCACCAATAATTGGTTCAGGACTTTTTATCGATAATGAAATTGGCGGCGCAACTGCAACTGGTTTGGGCGAAGAAGTTTTAAAAACCGTTGGAAGTTTCTTGATTGTTGAATTGATGCGTCAAGGCAAAACACCACAACAAGCATGTGAAGAAGCAATTGGACGAATCATCAAAAAAAGTCCGAATTATAAAGATTTTCAAGTGGGTTATATCGCTGTTAACAAAAAGGGTGAAACGGGTTGGTATTCTATACACGATGGGTTTTGGGTAACGAAATATCAAAACGACAAAAACGAAAATTTTTCATCAGATTTTTATGATAAAAAATAA
- a CDS encoding sugar MFS transporter: MTEKKSFRSAFITVTVLFFLWGFITVLVDSLVPRLKDVFELSYFQAGLVQFAFFLAYFIISVPAGALLSRIGYQKGIIVGLVTMAIGCLLFYPAAADRQFWIFMVAYFTLAGGITVLQVAANPYVSVLGSEDGASSRLNLSQAFNSLGTAIAPLIGASFLLSDTIKSSEEISVLTDIDRSYYYVSEASAVQTPFLYIAAFIGLLALLFVFIKLPKILEKTTVGGYGKLLKNKIVMLGALGIFLYVGAEVAIGSYLVNYFMSMNISEIILQNETMKYIAERLLNTDLNSIDAKAIVGAFVVFYWSGAMIGRFVGAYLTRIIKPTKVLSIFAFLAVLMLLVSMNSSGLTAMWSILAVGLFNSIMFPTIFALTIDGLGDLKPQASGLLCMAIVGGAVIPPMYGLFTDSFGFKIALLLIIACYAYILIFGILKGKQSSIRYN, translated from the coding sequence ATGACCGAAAAAAAATCCTTCCGCTCCGCTTTTATTACCGTTACGGTCCTCTTCTTTCTTTGGGGATTCATCACAGTTTTAGTTGATAGTTTAGTCCCTCGATTAAAAGACGTTTTTGAGCTCAGTTATTTCCAAGCTGGGTTGGTTCAGTTTGCTTTTTTTCTCGCCTATTTTATAATTTCTGTTCCCGCGGGAGCTTTGCTTTCGCGAATTGGATACCAAAAAGGAATTATTGTGGGTTTAGTTACAATGGCCATTGGTTGTTTGCTTTTTTATCCCGCCGCCGCCGATAGACAATTTTGGATCTTTATGGTTGCATATTTTACGCTTGCTGGCGGAATAACAGTCTTGCAAGTAGCGGCCAATCCTTATGTTTCAGTTTTGGGAAGTGAGGATGGTGCATCAAGCAGATTAAACCTTTCACAAGCATTTAACTCATTAGGAACAGCGATTGCTCCTTTAATTGGCGCTTCATTTTTATTGAGCGATACTATTAAGTCTTCAGAAGAAATTTCGGTTTTAACAGATATTGATAGAAGTTACTATTACGTTTCCGAAGCTTCCGCAGTACAAACACCTTTTCTTTATATTGCTGCATTTATAGGGCTTTTAGCGTTATTATTCGTCTTTATAAAACTTCCGAAGATTTTAGAAAAAACTACGGTTGGTGGTTATGGAAAATTGCTAAAAAACAAAATCGTGATGCTCGGCGCTTTAGGTATTTTCCTTTACGTAGGTGCCGAAGTTGCCATTGGTAGTTATTTGGTGAATTATTTTATGAGCATGAATATTTCTGAAATAATTCTACAAAACGAAACCATGAAATACATTGCCGAACGTCTTCTAAACACAGATTTAAATTCAATTGATGCCAAAGCTATAGTGGGCGCATTTGTAGTATTTTATTGGAGCGGCGCAATGATTGGCAGATTTGTAGGTGCTTATTTAACTCGAATTATAAAACCCACCAAAGTGCTTTCAATTTTTGCATTTTTGGCGGTACTAATGCTTTTGGTTTCAATGAATTCAAGTGGACTAACGGCAATGTGGTCTATTTTGGCAGTTGGACTTTTCAATTCCATAATGTTCCCAACAATTTTCGCATTGACTATTGACGGTTTAGGAGATTTAAAACCGCAAGCTTCAGGTTTGCTTTGTATGGCAATTGTTGGTGGTGCAGTAATACCACCAATGTACGGGCTTTTTACAGATTCATTCGGTTTTAAAATTGCCTTATTGTTGATAATTGCTTGTTATGCATACATTTTAATCTTTGGAATTTTAAAAGGAAAACAATCCTCAATTAGATATAATTAA
- a CDS encoding LytR/AlgR family response regulator transcription factor — MSKLNIYIVEDDPIIAITIETALKKQGYSICGNADNFEEAIAEIKQHTPDLVLVDIQLDGEKDGVDLAECLDKLEMPYLYLTSQTDPHTIKRVKETRPLGYIVKPFTENGLRTNIEIAWNNYKNDEEYLTFSANNEYYKIRQSQILYLKAFDNYCYVMTTEREYLVPKTLKHLETQLNCGKFIKTHRSYIVNLLKIDALRTDSLLINDFEIPVSNSKKTKLKQLLQGK; from the coding sequence GTGAGCAAATTGAACATTTATATTGTTGAGGACGATCCAATTATCGCGATAACCATTGAAACTGCTTTAAAAAAGCAAGGATATAGTATTTGCGGAAATGCAGACAATTTTGAAGAAGCCATAGCCGAAATAAAACAACATACCCCAGACTTAGTTTTAGTAGATATTCAACTGGACGGAGAAAAGGACGGAGTAGATCTTGCCGAATGTTTGGATAAACTTGAAATGCCTTACCTCTATCTTACCTCTCAGACAGATCCACATACCATAAAACGAGTTAAGGAAACCCGACCGCTGGGTTACATTGTAAAACCTTTCACCGAAAATGGTTTAAGAACGAATATAGAAATAGCCTGGAACAATTATAAAAATGATGAGGAATACCTCACTTTTTCTGCAAACAATGAATATTACAAAATCCGGCAATCGCAAATACTCTACCTAAAAGCATTTGATAACTACTGCTATGTAATGACTACAGAACGGGAATATCTGGTTCCGAAAACACTAAAACATCTGGAAACCCAACTTAATTGCGGGAAATTCATAAAAACCCACCGCTCTTATATAGTTAATCTTCTAAAGATTGATGCTTTACGAACCGATTCACTACTCATAAACGACTTCGAAATACCAGTGAGTAATTCAAAAAAAACAAAGCTAAAACAGTTGTTGCAGGGTAAATAA
- a CDS encoding cation/cationic drug transporter translates to MMNNALIYIAAGAIFDTFGDLLMQNWVLNSNKTYFAGGMLFYVVGLSFLAYSFTFKNIVVASVLFLIVNVVLLSLVNWLVYDESLSYREMGGLCLGLMAIALFEFN, encoded by the coding sequence ATGATGAACAATGCATTAATTTACATAGCAGCTGGAGCAATTTTTGACACATTTGGAGACTTGTTGATGCAAAATTGGGTGTTGAATAGTAACAAAACATACTTTGCTGGAGGAATGTTGTTTTATGTGGTAGGTTTGAGTTTTTTGGCTTATAGCTTCACATTTAAAAATATAGTAGTAGCGTCAGTTTTGTTTTTGATCGTGAATGTAGTTCTACTTTCATTGGTAAACTGGCTTGTTTATGACGAATCACTTTCATACCGAGAAATGGGTGGGCTCTGTCTAGGACTTATGGCAATTGCGTTATTTGAATTTAATTAG